From Amphiprion ocellaris isolate individual 3 ecotype Okinawa chromosome 10, ASM2253959v1, whole genome shotgun sequence, one genomic window encodes:
- the tox4a gene encoding TOX high mobility group box family member 4-A isoform X1 → MDLNFYSDLSDGCAQNVDSEFLDSQAYGGYSEENKFPEGSDSYLTISGAGHPFLSAEQTFHTPSLGDEVFEIPPISLDPGSALSISDEVSHFELTDGSDGTGGPSGSRSLVSNLVVEANDPSFASTFVNSCPQGLEQMNLGTMGQAGGGALLSSSALEMGNSSGSHFSSSSPMTIDVQLGDIGHGLLGSSQLSTINPSVLALGLGGETIRHHSGTPEQPLSATPSPAGSLQDEDMDDFKRSVLVDSPMSLSSSFVFSQMSSHQAPPSSVSTATARRGGGKPVALASASVAAGAKKVRKKKDPNEPQKPVSAYALFFRDTQAAIKGQNPNASFGEVSKIVASMWDSLAEEQKQVYKRKTETAKKEYLKALAAYKANHLSQTGTEEMETAPSPPPSAVDLTPAALPSAGHQAVRSANSSVEENTITNICASNIIMDVPERATRSRTGANKASVPAAPPAQTITKIIIPKHMLQGGGQVVTVLPGGIRALQPTLVVSGASRQPPPLQQMQNAPPPPRLQQMAPAPPPLQAKPREGSSAPGHPVTVTATPPPPLQIKIVPSSIQGKEALPIIVPNTAAASSTATTSTQSASVVSVQVVNSAATSGNADEDVVAEVLPSEDEMEVNGSSDTMRSLCVRAGCNNPAVESKDWDKEYCSNECVATHCSDVFKAWCSIRSQNMGTVK, encoded by the exons atggaCCTTAATTTTTACTCCGACCTCTCGGACGGTTGTGCTCAAAATGTTGATTCTGAGTTTTTGGACTCCCAGGCGTACGGTGGATACTCAGAGGAGAATAAG TTTCCAGAAGGCAGCGACAGTTACCTCACCATCAGCGGCGCGGGCCATCCTTTCCTGTCCGCAGAG CAGACATTTCACACCCCCAGTCTCGGAGATGAGGTCTTCGAGATCCCCCCCATCTCCCTGGACCCAGGTTCAGCTCTGAGCATCAGTGATGAGGTGTCTCACTTCGAGCTGACAGATGGCTCAGACGGCACCGGAGGACCTTCAGGCTCCCGGAGTCTTGTAAGCAACCTAGTGGTGGAGGCCAACGACCCTTCCTTTGCTTCCACCTTTGTGAACTCTTGCCCTCAAGGCCTGGAGCAGATGAATCTCGGGACAATGGGCCAGGCAGGAGGTGGAGCCCTGCTGAGCTCCTCTGCACTG GAAATGGGGAACTCCAGTGGCTCACATTTCAGCAGTTCCTCCCCCATGACCATTGACGTTCAGCTTGGTGACATCGGTCACGGCCTTTTGGGGAGCAGTCAGCTTTCCACTATTAATCCGTCGGTGCTGGCACTGGGTCTCGGAGGGGAAACCATCAGACATCATTCGGGGACGCCTGAGCAGCCGCTGTCAGCAACACCATCTCCCGCTGGTTCTTTGCAGGATGAGGACATGGATGACTTCAAG AGGAGTGTGCTGGTGGACTCCCCcatgtctctctcctcttcctttgTCTTCTCCCAGATGTCCTCCCACCAAGCTCCCCCATCTTCTGTTTCCACGGCTACAGCCAGGAGGGGTGGGGGGAAGCCTGTCGCGCTCGCCTCGGCGAGTGTGGCAGCGGGCGCAAAGAAAGTAAGGAAGAAGAAAGATCCCAATGAGCCACAGAAGCCGGTTTCAGCATATGCATTGTTCTTCAGAGACACGCAGGCGGCCATTAAAGGCCAGAACCCCAATGCCTCTTTTGGGGAGGTGTCGAAGATCGTGGCCTCCATGTGGGACAGCCTGGCTGAGGAACAGAAACAG GTATataagagaaagacagaaacagcCAAAAAGGAGTATCTGAAAGCGCTTGCAGCTTACAAAGCCAACCATCTGTCACAG ACTGGCACTGAGGAGATGGAAACTGCCCCTTCACCTCCTCCATCTGCGGTTGACCTGACTCCTGCAGCGCTCCCCTCCGCCGGTCACCAGGCAGTTCGCTCGGCTAACAGCAGCGTGGAAGAGAACACTATTACCAACATTTGTGCCTCCAACATCATCATGGACGTCCCAGAAAGGGCCACTCGTTCCCGCACAGGAGCAAACAAGGCCTCCGTGCCTGCAGCACCTCCAGCCCAGACCATCACCAAGATCATCATCCCAAAGCACATGCTGCAGGGCGGGGGGCAGGTGGTGACCGTGCTGCCTGGAGGGATCCGCGCCTTGCAGCCGACCCTCGTGGTCTCTGGTGCCTCACGTCAGCCGCCTCCGCTGCAGCAGATGCAGAACGCGCCGCCTCCGCCTCGGCTCCAGCAGATGGCGCCAGCACCTCCGCCCTTACAGGCCAAACCCCGCGAGGGAAGCAGCGCACCGGGCCACCCTGTCACCGTCACCGCTACACCTCCACCTCCGCTCCAGATAAAAATAGTTCCTTCCTCAATTCAGGGCAAAGAAGCCCTGCCAATAATAGTCCCTAACACAGCGGCTGCATCATCGACAGCGACGACATCCACCCAGTCTGCATCGGTTGTGTCTGTGCAGGTAGTGAACTCTGCTGCGACGTCGGGCAATGCAGACGAGGATGTCGTTGCAGAAGTGCTGCCATCAGAA GATGAGATGGAGGTGAACGGGTCCAGCGACACGATGAGGAGTTTGTGTGTGAGGGCTGGCTGCAACAACCCAGCAGTAGAGAGTAAAGACTGGGACAAAGAATACTGCAGTAACGAATGTGTGGCCACTCACTGCAG tgatgtttttaaGGCGTGGTGCTCCATCAGGAGTCAGAACATGGGAACAGTGAAGTAA
- the tox4a gene encoding TOX high mobility group box family member 4-A isoform X2 — translation MDLNFYSDLSDGCAQNVDSEFLDSQAYGGYSEENKFPEGSDSYLTISGAGHPFLSAETFHTPSLGDEVFEIPPISLDPGSALSISDEVSHFELTDGSDGTGGPSGSRSLVSNLVVEANDPSFASTFVNSCPQGLEQMNLGTMGQAGGGALLSSSALEMGNSSGSHFSSSSPMTIDVQLGDIGHGLLGSSQLSTINPSVLALGLGGETIRHHSGTPEQPLSATPSPAGSLQDEDMDDFKRSVLVDSPMSLSSSFVFSQMSSHQAPPSSVSTATARRGGGKPVALASASVAAGAKKVRKKKDPNEPQKPVSAYALFFRDTQAAIKGQNPNASFGEVSKIVASMWDSLAEEQKQVYKRKTETAKKEYLKALAAYKANHLSQTGTEEMETAPSPPPSAVDLTPAALPSAGHQAVRSANSSVEENTITNICASNIIMDVPERATRSRTGANKASVPAAPPAQTITKIIIPKHMLQGGGQVVTVLPGGIRALQPTLVVSGASRQPPPLQQMQNAPPPPRLQQMAPAPPPLQAKPREGSSAPGHPVTVTATPPPPLQIKIVPSSIQGKEALPIIVPNTAAASSTATTSTQSASVVSVQVVNSAATSGNADEDVVAEVLPSEDEMEVNGSSDTMRSLCVRAGCNNPAVESKDWDKEYCSNECVATHCSDVFKAWCSIRSQNMGTVK, via the exons atggaCCTTAATTTTTACTCCGACCTCTCGGACGGTTGTGCTCAAAATGTTGATTCTGAGTTTTTGGACTCCCAGGCGTACGGTGGATACTCAGAGGAGAATAAG TTTCCAGAAGGCAGCGACAGTTACCTCACCATCAGCGGCGCGGGCCATCCTTTCCTGTCCGCAGAG ACATTTCACACCCCCAGTCTCGGAGATGAGGTCTTCGAGATCCCCCCCATCTCCCTGGACCCAGGTTCAGCTCTGAGCATCAGTGATGAGGTGTCTCACTTCGAGCTGACAGATGGCTCAGACGGCACCGGAGGACCTTCAGGCTCCCGGAGTCTTGTAAGCAACCTAGTGGTGGAGGCCAACGACCCTTCCTTTGCTTCCACCTTTGTGAACTCTTGCCCTCAAGGCCTGGAGCAGATGAATCTCGGGACAATGGGCCAGGCAGGAGGTGGAGCCCTGCTGAGCTCCTCTGCACTG GAAATGGGGAACTCCAGTGGCTCACATTTCAGCAGTTCCTCCCCCATGACCATTGACGTTCAGCTTGGTGACATCGGTCACGGCCTTTTGGGGAGCAGTCAGCTTTCCACTATTAATCCGTCGGTGCTGGCACTGGGTCTCGGAGGGGAAACCATCAGACATCATTCGGGGACGCCTGAGCAGCCGCTGTCAGCAACACCATCTCCCGCTGGTTCTTTGCAGGATGAGGACATGGATGACTTCAAG AGGAGTGTGCTGGTGGACTCCCCcatgtctctctcctcttcctttgTCTTCTCCCAGATGTCCTCCCACCAAGCTCCCCCATCTTCTGTTTCCACGGCTACAGCCAGGAGGGGTGGGGGGAAGCCTGTCGCGCTCGCCTCGGCGAGTGTGGCAGCGGGCGCAAAGAAAGTAAGGAAGAAGAAAGATCCCAATGAGCCACAGAAGCCGGTTTCAGCATATGCATTGTTCTTCAGAGACACGCAGGCGGCCATTAAAGGCCAGAACCCCAATGCCTCTTTTGGGGAGGTGTCGAAGATCGTGGCCTCCATGTGGGACAGCCTGGCTGAGGAACAGAAACAG GTATataagagaaagacagaaacagcCAAAAAGGAGTATCTGAAAGCGCTTGCAGCTTACAAAGCCAACCATCTGTCACAG ACTGGCACTGAGGAGATGGAAACTGCCCCTTCACCTCCTCCATCTGCGGTTGACCTGACTCCTGCAGCGCTCCCCTCCGCCGGTCACCAGGCAGTTCGCTCGGCTAACAGCAGCGTGGAAGAGAACACTATTACCAACATTTGTGCCTCCAACATCATCATGGACGTCCCAGAAAGGGCCACTCGTTCCCGCACAGGAGCAAACAAGGCCTCCGTGCCTGCAGCACCTCCAGCCCAGACCATCACCAAGATCATCATCCCAAAGCACATGCTGCAGGGCGGGGGGCAGGTGGTGACCGTGCTGCCTGGAGGGATCCGCGCCTTGCAGCCGACCCTCGTGGTCTCTGGTGCCTCACGTCAGCCGCCTCCGCTGCAGCAGATGCAGAACGCGCCGCCTCCGCCTCGGCTCCAGCAGATGGCGCCAGCACCTCCGCCCTTACAGGCCAAACCCCGCGAGGGAAGCAGCGCACCGGGCCACCCTGTCACCGTCACCGCTACACCTCCACCTCCGCTCCAGATAAAAATAGTTCCTTCCTCAATTCAGGGCAAAGAAGCCCTGCCAATAATAGTCCCTAACACAGCGGCTGCATCATCGACAGCGACGACATCCACCCAGTCTGCATCGGTTGTGTCTGTGCAGGTAGTGAACTCTGCTGCGACGTCGGGCAATGCAGACGAGGATGTCGTTGCAGAAGTGCTGCCATCAGAA GATGAGATGGAGGTGAACGGGTCCAGCGACACGATGAGGAGTTTGTGTGTGAGGGCTGGCTGCAACAACCCAGCAGTAGAGAGTAAAGACTGGGACAAAGAATACTGCAGTAACGAATGTGTGGCCACTCACTGCAG tgatgtttttaaGGCGTGGTGCTCCATCAGGAGTCAGAACATGGGAACAGTGAAGTAA